The following are encoded together in the Nocardioides okcheonensis genome:
- a CDS encoding AMP-binding protein, which yields MSSLRPSDDPAVAVAQLAGWLAAPEPPPLLIETSGSSGRPKRVLLPRTAVLASVAASAARLGATGRWLLALPSSYVAGVQVVVRSLVAGHDPVVVADLDVAAAATAAGEGPLFTSLVPTQLHRLLADDRQAQALAGLHTVLVGGGGLDADLRRRAHERGVHVVTTYGSSETAGGCVYDGVPLDGVGLALDTTGRIRLGGPTIFAGYDGDPDLTAATLVDGWFLTSDTGRLDPDGRLQVTGRVDDVAISGGVKVPLPAVAERLRQHPLVDAAEVVAVDDEEWGHRVVAVVVGTAAEADLREWVSQVHPRAWAPRSVVRLDALPLLPNGKVDRQAIRAVV from the coding sequence GTGAGCTCCCTGCGCCCCTCGGACGACCCCGCCGTCGCCGTGGCCCAGCTGGCCGGCTGGCTCGCCGCCCCGGAGCCTCCGCCGCTGCTGATCGAGACGTCCGGCTCGTCCGGTCGGCCCAAGCGCGTGCTGCTGCCCCGCACGGCGGTGCTCGCCAGCGTCGCCGCCTCCGCCGCGCGGCTCGGCGCGACCGGTCGATGGCTGCTCGCGCTGCCGTCGTCCTACGTCGCGGGGGTGCAGGTCGTCGTCCGCTCGCTGGTCGCCGGGCACGACCCCGTCGTCGTCGCCGACCTCGACGTCGCGGCCGCGGCGACGGCCGCGGGGGAGGGGCCGCTGTTCACCTCCCTCGTCCCCACCCAGCTGCACCGGCTGCTCGCCGACGACCGCCAGGCGCAGGCCCTCGCCGGCCTGCACACCGTCCTGGTCGGCGGGGGCGGGCTCGACGCCGACCTGCGCCGCCGGGCGCACGAGCGCGGCGTGCACGTGGTGACGACCTACGGCTCGTCCGAGACCGCCGGCGGGTGCGTCTACGACGGCGTCCCGCTCGACGGGGTCGGCCTCGCCCTCGACACGACCGGACGGATCCGGCTGGGCGGCCCCACGATCTTCGCGGGCTACGACGGCGACCCCGACCTCACCGCCGCGACGCTCGTCGACGGGTGGTTCCTCACCTCCGACACCGGACGGCTCGACCCGGACGGCCGCCTGCAGGTCACGGGCCGGGTCGACGACGTCGCGATCAGCGGCGGGGTCAAGGTGCCGCTGCCCGCGGTGGCCGAGCGGCTGCGCCAGCACCCCCTCGTCGACGCGGCGGAGGTCGTCGCCGTGGACGACGAGGAGTGGGGGCACCGGGTGGTCGCGGTGGTGGTGGGCACCGCAGCCGAGGCCGACCTGCGCGAGTGGGTCTCCCAGGTCCACCCGCGCGCCTGGGCGCCGCGCAGCGTCGTCCGGCTCGACGCGCTGCCGCTGCTGCCCAACGGCAAGGTCGACCGCCAGGCGATCCGGGCGGTCGTGTGA
- a CDS encoding DUF1330 domain-containing protein, translated as MSAYWITTYKAVHDPDKVAAYAKLAGPALTGAGGRFLVRGVPEATFELGEATRTVVIEFDSVEAAVAAHDSEAYAEALRALDGGADRDMRVVPGAE; from the coding sequence ATGAGCGCCTACTGGATCACCACCTACAAGGCCGTCCACGACCCCGACAAGGTCGCGGCCTACGCGAAGCTCGCCGGTCCCGCGCTGACCGGCGCGGGCGGACGCTTCCTCGTCCGCGGGGTCCCCGAGGCGACCTTCGAGCTGGGCGAGGCGACCCGCACGGTCGTCATCGAGTTCGACTCCGTCGAGGCGGCCGTCGCCGCGCACGACAGCGAGGCCTACGCCGAGGCGCTGCGCGCGCTCGACGGTGGCGCCGACCGCGACATGCGCGTGGTGCCCGGGGCGGAGTGA